A genomic window from Chelonoidis abingdonii isolate Lonesome George chromosome 26, CheloAbing_2.0, whole genome shotgun sequence includes:
- the SMARCC2 gene encoding SWI/SNF complex subunit SMARCC2 isoform X5 has translation MDRNVEMFMTIEKSLVQNNCLARPNIFLHQEIEPKLLGKLKDIIKRHQGTVTEDRNNASHVVCPVPSNLEEEEWVRPVMKRDKQVLLHWGYFPDSYDTWIPASEIEASVEDAPTPEKPRKVHAKWILDMDTFNEWMNEEDYEVTDEKSPVSRRKKISAKTLTDEVNSPDSDRRDKKGGNYKKRKRSPSPSPTPEAKKKNAKKGPSTPYTKSKRGHREEEQEDLTKDMDEPSPVPNMEEVTLPKTVNTKKDSESAPVKGGTMTDLDEQEDESMETAGKDEEENSAGNKGEQAKNPDLHEDNVTEQTHHIIIPSYAAWFDYNSVHAIERRALPEFFNGKNKSKTPEIYLAYRNFMIDTYRLNPQEYLTSTACRRNLAGDVCAIMRVHAFLEQWGLINYQVDAESRPTPMGPPPTSHFHVLADTPSGLVPLQPKTPQGRQSDSDTKAGRKSKEIEDLVPEVAKAKPELQTSASQQMLSFPDKGKEKPTDLQNFGLRTDMYTKKNVPSKSKAAASATREWTEQETLLLLEALEMYKDDWNKVSEHVGSRTQDECILHFLRLPIEDPYLEDSEASLGPLAYQPIPFSQSGNPVMSTVAFLASVVDPRVASAAAKSALEEFSKMKEEVPTALVEAHVRKVEEAAKVTGKADPAFGLESSGIAGTTSDEPERIEESGADETRADTQPVEEKKELKEPREGGAEEEAKEKLGEAPKKEEERGREGDSEELEKGDGDSMAEKEKEPKDGQEEVPKDLAEAEGERKTKVERDIGEGNLSTAAAAALAAAAVKAKHLAAVEERKIKSLVALLVETQMKKLEIKLRHFEELETIMDREREALEYQRQQLLADRQAFHMEQLKYAEMRARQQHFQQMHQQQQQQPPPPLPPGSQPIPSSGAPLAPAAHSMPVAQAPGAPSAASLVPQPSLAQTEQIGQAVPATPGAPHTVSAQQGQTPAGPHAQPLFPGQQPSSQMLPGTVGVSCHPGVPDQGPPLQTDPIAPSTATPVPATQ, from the exons ATGGATCGCAACGTGGAGATGTTCATGACCATCGAGAAATCCTTGGTACAG AACAACTGCCTGGCCCGGCCTAACATCTTCCTGCACCAGGAGATCGAACCCAAGCTGCTGGGCAAGCTGAAGGACATTATCAAGCGGCACCAG GGGACGGTCACTGAGGATCGGAACAACGCCTCCCATGTCGTCTGCCCGGTCCCCAGCAACCTAGAGGAGG AAGAATGGGTTCGACCTGTCATGAAGAGAGACAAGCAGGTCCTTCTGCACTGGGGCTACTTCCCAGACAG CTACGACACCTGGATCCCTGCGAGTGAAATCGAAGCTTCTGTCGAGGACGCGCCCACCCCGGAGAAACCCCGGAAG GTCCATGCCAAGTGGATCCTCGACATGGACACCTTCAACGAGTGGATGAACGAGGAAGACTATGAGGTGACCGACGAGAAGAGCCCTGTCTCCCGCAGGAAGAAAATCTCTGCCAAAACGCTCACTGACGAA GTGAACAGCCCCGACTCGGACCGGCGCGACAAGAAGGGTGGGAACTACAAAAAGAGAAAGCGCTCACCCTCGCCGTCCCCGACCCCAGAGGCCAAGAAGAAGAACGCCAAGAAAGG CCCGTCGACCCCGTACACCAAGTCCAAGCGCGGACACCgcgaggaggagcaggaggacctGACGAAGGACATGGACgagccctcccccgtccccaacATGGAGGAGGTCACGCTGCCCAAAACAG TGAACACCAAGAAGGACTCAGAGTCTGCACCCGTGAAGGGGGGCACCATGACCGACCTGG atgAGCAGGAGGATGAGAGCATGGAGACCGCTGGCAAG GATGAGGAGGAAAACAGTGCGGGGAACAAAGGGGAGCAGGCCAAGAACCCAGACCTGCATGAGGACAATGTGACGGAGCAGACTCACCATATTATCATCCCCAGCTATGCCGCTTGGTTCGACTACAACAG CGTCCACGCCATCGAGCGCAGAGCCCTGCCCGAGTTCTTCAACGGCAAGAACAAATCCAAGACCCCCGAAAT ATACCTGGCTTATCGCAACTTCATGATCGACACCTACCGGCTGAACCCCCAGGAGTACCTGACCTCCACCGCCTGCCGCCGGAACCTGGCCGGGGACGTCTGCGCCATCATGCG GGTCCATGCCTTCCTGGAGCAGTGGGGGTTGATCAACTACCAGGTGGACGCGGAGAGTCGGCCAACCCCTATGGGACCTCCCCCTACATCACATTTCCATGTCCTGGCCGACACCCCCTCGGGGCTGGTGCCGCTGCAGCCCAAGACACCCCAG GGTCGTCAGAGCGACAGCGACACAAAGGCCGGCCGCAAGAGCAAAGAAATTGAGGACCTGGTCCCAGAGGTGGCGAAAGCGAAGCCCGAGCTG CAGACCTCGGCCTCCCAGCAGATGCTCAGCTTCCCCGACAAGGGCAAGGAGAAGCCGACAGACCTGCAGAACTTCGGCCTGCGCACGGACATGTACACCAAAAAGAATGTCCCTTCCAAG AGCAAAGCCGCCGCCAGCGCCACTCGGGAGTGGACAGAGCAGGagacgctgctgctgctggag GCCCTGGAGATGTACAAGGACGATTGGAACAAGGTGTCGGAGCATGTGGGCAGCCGCACCCAGGATGAGTGTATCCTCCACTTCCTGCGCCTGCCCATCGAGGACCCTTACCTGGAGGACTCGGAGGCGTCGCTCGGGCCCCTGGCCTACCAGCCCATCCCCTTCAGCCAGTCGGGCAACCCCGTCATGAGCACCGTGGCCTTCCTGGCGTCCGTTGTGGACCCCCGCGTGGCCTCCGCAGCGGCCAAGTCTGCTCTTG AGGAGTTCTCCAAGATGAAGGAGGAGGTGCCCACGGCACTGGTGGAAGCTCACGTCCGCAAGGTGGAGGAGGCGGCCAAGGTTACGGGCAAGGCCGACCCGGCCTTCGGGCTGGAGAGCAGTGGGATCGCGGGGACCACGTCCGACGAGCCGGAGAGAATAG AGGAGAGCGGCGCTGACGAGACGCGGGCCGACACTCAGCCGGTGGAAGAGAAGAAGGAGCTGAAG GAGCCCCGGGAAGGAGGCGCGGAGGAGGAAGCAAAGGAGAAGCTGGGCGAAGCACccaagaaagaggaggagagaggcagggagggggacagcGAGGAGTTGGAGAAGGGCGACGGTGACAGCATGG ctgagaAGGAGAAGGAGCCCAAGGacggccaggaggaggtgcccaaGGACCTGGCTGAGGCAGAAGGTGAGAGGAAGACCAAGGTGGAGCGAGACATCGGCGAAGGGAACCTGTCCACtgcggctgctgctgccctggctgctgctgccgtGAAGGCCAAG CACCTGGCCGCTGTGGAGGAGCGCAAGATCAAGTCCCTGGTGGCCCTGCTGGTGGAGACCCAAATGAAGAAGCTGGAGATCAAGCTGCGACACTTCGAGGAGCTGGAGACTATCATGGACCGGGAGCGCGAGGCA ctggagtACCAGAGACAGCAGCTCCTGGCAGACCGACAGGCCTTTCACATGGAGCAGCTCAAATATGCTGAGATGCGCGCCAGGCAGCAGCACTTCCAGCagatgcaccagcagcagcagcagcagccgcctccGCCCCTCCCGCCCGGCTCCCAGCCAATCCCGTCCTCTGGGGCTCCCTTAGCGCCAGCCGCCCACTCCATGCCCGTGGCCCAGGCCCCAGGGGCGCCGAGCGCGGCCAGCCTggtgccccagcccagcctggctcaaACGGAACAGATCGGCCAGGCTGTACCGGCCACGCCGGGGGCTCCGCACACAGTATCCGCTCAGCAGGGACAGACCCCTGCTGGCCCTCACG
- the RNF41 gene encoding E3 ubiquitin-protein ligase NRDP1, translating to MGYDVARFQGDVDEDLICPICSGVLEEPVQAPHCEHAFCNACITQWFSQQQTCPVDRSVVTVAHLRPVPRIMRNMLSKLQITCDNAVFGCTAVVRLDNLMSHLNDCEHNPKRPVTCEQGCGLEMPKDELPNHNCIKHLRSVVQQQQTRIAELEKTSAEHKHQLAEQKRDIQLLKAYMRAIRSVNPNLQNLEETIEYNEILEWVNSLQPARVTRWGGMISTPDAVLQAVIKRSLVESGCPTSIINELIENAHERNWPQGLATLETRQMNRRYYENYVAKRIPGKQAVVVMACENQHMGEDMVLEPGLVMIFAHGVEEI from the exons GCTCCGCACTGTGAGCACGCCTTCTGCAATGCCTGCATCACCCAGTGGTTCTCCCAGCAGCAGACCTGCCCCGTGGACCGCAGCGTAGTCACCGTGGCCCACCTCCGCCCCGTCCCCCGGATCATGCGGAACATGCTCTCCAAGCTGCAGATCACTTGCGACAACGCAGTTTTTGGCTGCACGGCGGTCGTGCGACTCGACAACCTGATGTCTCACCTCAATGACTGTGAGCATAATCCAAAGCGGCCGGTGACGTGCGAGCAAGGATGCGG cttggaAATGCCCAAAGACGAGCTGCCAAATCACAACTGCATCAAGCACTTAAGGTCggtggtgcagcagcagcagacgaGAATTGCTGAGCTGGAGAAGACTTCAGCAGAACACAAGCATCAGTTGGCCGAGCAG AAACGGGACATCCAGCTGCTGAAGGCATACATGCGAGCCATCCGCAGCGTCAACCCCAACCTGCAGAACCTGGAAGAAACCATTGAATACAATGAAATCCTAGA GTGGGTGAACTCCTTGCAGCCTGCGCGGGTGACGCGATGGGGCGGGATGATCTCCACGCCGGACGCCGTGCTCCAGGCGGTCATCAAGCGCTCGCTGGTGGAAAGCGGGTGCCCTACGTCCATCATCAACGAGCTGATCGAGAACGCCCACGAGCGGAACTGGCCGCAGGGCCTGGCCACCCTGGAAACCCGCCAGATGAACCGTCGCTATTACGAGAACTACGTGGCCAAGCGCATCCCCGGCAAGCAGGCCGTAGTGGTGATGGCCTGCGAGAACCAGCACATGGGGGAGGACATGGTGCTCGAGCCAGGCCTGGTGATGATATTTGCACACGGAGTGGAGGAGATCTAA